One region of Leishmania panamensis strain MHOM/PA/94/PSC-1 chromosome 28 sequence genomic DNA includes:
- a CDS encoding hypothetical protein (TriTrypDB/GeneDB-style sysID: LpmP.28.0410), producing the protein MECLNLCGTWTKATKHMDKSGHTLPLCVQCLVRLRCFGPQRPIKHEGSTGHCGFYGVFYTRRDYLCDVQAPRSAYNYSNSYTGLSTLQYKCVCGISFLHPLHLAEHLHRVHHATCIRDEAFCRRCEARGTLVEMMVHLRQGCMQAAPNAPTTGSSTTLPDTSVSMAMGSTAQLSMVGSPTSAAALSKDQEDQGETSGSGGDNATGVSSMIEVPGFSGASFLQWRPLLPPITSDDVPLMDESYAMSGDISSFHARTPQPASSSSRLATAKVRKASYVVLYQCRECLFLFSSWERMVHHIHATGHCRTYCCKCKLDLPQLVSHPTTHEASGASRSSAQLPTYGGAATSAPPLVCSTTLNDHLDHLRRCGDIIGFPTSPRSLEVLVDVNAECYQGSLDPAPDLFTGDRVVMAYQCPAEHLDCYEVFLNYGNLVEHLMATGHGSHLGSDSTEGAGNTQTARRLSSCYPMVTYRAKFTVLQLRDHFGFVQCSYCESAVPREEEELHEALCIMRRRMSH; encoded by the coding sequence ATGGAGTGCTTGAATCTTTGCGGCACCTGGACGAAAGCTACAAAGCACATGGATAAGAGTGGACAcacccttcccctctgcgtGCAATGTCTGGTgcgtctccgctgcttcgGCCCTCAACGACCAATTAAGCACGAGGGGAGCACCGGTCACTGTGGCTTCTACGGTGTCTTCTACACCCGTCGTGACTATCTCTGCGATGTGCAGGCCCCGCGCAGCGCCTACAACTATAGCAACTCTTACACCGGCCTCTCCACGCTCCAGTacaagtgtgtgtgcggcatCTCCTTTCTCCATCCTCTGCACCTCGCTGAGCACCTGCACCGGGTGCATCACGCAACATGCATTAGGGACGAGGCTttctgtcgccgctgcgaggCGCGTGGGACCCTGGTGGAGATGATGGTGCACCTGAGACAAGGCTGCATGCAGGCGGCGCCGAACGCTCCAACCACCGGTAGCAGCACCACCCTCCCCGACACGTCAGTCTCCATGGCGATGGGCAGCACTGCGCAGCTATCGATGGTCGGATCGCCGACTTCTGCGGCTGCACTGTCAAAAGATCAGGAGGACCAGGGTGAGAccagtggcagtggcggcgacaATGCTACAGGGGTGTCGTCTATGATTGAGGTGCCGGGGTTTTCTGGAGCGTCATTTCTACAGTGGcgcccactgctgccgcccatAACATCGGATGACGTGCCGCTAATGGACGAATCGTATGCAATGTCGGGCGACATCAGCAGCTTTCACGCGCGTACGCCGCAGCCGGCGTCTTCATCTTCTCGCTTGGCCACCGCCAAGGTTCGCAAGGCGTCTTACGTCGTTCTGTACCAGTGCCGCGAGTgcctgtttctcttctccagctgGGAGCGAATGGTGCACCACATTCATGCAACCGGGCACTGCCGCACGTACTGTTGCAAGTGCAAGTTAGATCTGCCGCAGCTGGTGAGCCACCCAACGACGCACGAAGCGAGCGGTGCGTCACGATCgtcagcgcagctgccgacgtacggcggtgctgcaacaTCAGCACCTCCATTAGTTTGCTCCACCACGCTCAACGACCATCTCGACCACCTGCGTCGCTGTGGCGACATTATCGGATTCCCCACATCACCGAGGAGTCTTGAGGTGCTCGTTGACGTAAACGCCGAGTGTTACCAGGGCTCCCTCGACCCAGCACCGGACTTGTTCACTGGGGATCGGGTCGTCATGGCGTACCAGTGTCCGGCAGAGCACCTAGACTGCTACGAGGTCTTCCTGAATTATGGGAATCTCGTAGAGCATTTGATGGCGACAGGGCACGGCTCGCATCTGGGCTCAGATAGTACGGAAGGCGCCGGCAACACCCAAACAGCGAGGCGACTCTCCTCCTGCTATCCAATGGTGACCTACCGAGCAAAATTCACCGTGCTGCAGTTGCGTGATCACTTTGGTTTCGTGCAGTGCTCCTATTGTGAGTCAGCCGTGCCgcgggaagaggaggagctacACGAGGCACTCTGCATCATGCGCCGCCGCATGAGCCATTAG
- a CDS encoding hypothetical protein (TriTrypDB/GeneDB-style sysID: LpmP.28.0440): MTSTAKKKVGLKERFGAEGASGATNLQSPFVSAAHNTVWPYDAAMHLRDGQTIFTAAANAIHGRPNGAYRCDDAWTRVESPLRDRSADHVLPVSEEWKAERAMYAHFPAIASPLEARPSISCSLADVRDTLYEEWLGHIATYRASPREYPHHVMFLTAPAVTASAFSMSGAHPCQSFLRVATVLSRLLEAYLRRCNEQPEALEQQANERVPSHVFARLLGSAVYNINFSEPSLEQKDTAFGWVAPPGQGGSDMSEPGVTHASVAATGPAPVSSVTANIERMRTRQPPALPRRYDALSVVSCADATHINVCVGQHFYKLCVMDEREGYLRDVASLAADLGALHAHHLSLAHTDVLPGASPAVRQDRKDVDAMIANLSCLTDEVAFDVRRRLRVSSKVNAYSLDALEAGLCTLVLREVDKRESESSGSPTTPVAQWLHSGCCLETSLAHPEQWTVRLQALVVPVQAGMEWMERAFAQPSHTFPTERTVDDPVALDAGGAVVDVTNQGGTVQRAAFASHELSTPVGVYGKVEHLELWLPEKHRVPLRPYAAPVWNRADAQHPLSNVSSGACTLVDFCMCLLRVTAEWKRGGHLPVSSTVANGWPHVVVAVQPPRGGAPSLMALNSPAVQNLFEVLASPQLLFAVDARHRVEAEARAEVATLLNISWYATSTVRTAMKDVLAESRLFEGVETTANAVRSRVDVCVSFALLPRQAAPPSDVSMRAPVISRLLSDLSLPSSFLVNCTTQQTAAEAHVRVSHSTLVDAVVGADAPAAVPLARAFAAALTSCMLDRR, from the coding sequence ATGACGTCGACTGCGAAAAAGAAGGTCGGTCTCAAGGAGCGCTTCGGCGCTGAAGGTGCGAGTGGCGCGACGAACCTTCAGAGTCCCTTCGTGTCTGCTGCGCACAACACGGTGTGGCCGTACGATGCCGCGATGCACCTTCGCGATGGGCAGACCATCTTCACAGCCGCGGCCAACGCAATCCACGGACGCCCAAACGGTGCCTACAGGTGCGACGATGCGTGGACACGGGTCGAGTCACCGCTGCGCGATCGCTCCGCCGACCACGTGCTGCCAGTCTCCGAGGAGTGGAAGGCGGAACGGGCAATGTACGCTCATTTCCCGGCGATAGCAAGTCCCCTTGAGGCTCGCCCTTCCATATCCTGCAGCCTCGCTGATGTGCGAGATACACTGTACGAGGAGTGGCTCGGCCACATTGCGACCTACCGCGCGTCTCCTCGGGAGTACCCTCATCACGTCATGTTCCTGACTGCTCCAGCAGTCACGGCAAGCGCCTTCTCTATGTCAGGCGCACACCCGTGCCAATCCTTCTTGCGAGTGGCGACGGTCCTGTCTCGGCTGTTGGAAGCGTACCTGCGACGCTGCAACGAGCAGCCAGAAGCGCTGGAGCAACAGGCAAACGAGCGGGTGCCGTCGCATGTGTTTGCCCGTCTCCTGGGCAGTGCCGTATATAACATTAACTTCAGTGAACCATCCCTGGAGCAGAAGGACACAGCGTTTGGTTGGGTGGCGCCACCGGGGCAGGGGGGTAGCGACATGTCTGAGCCAGGAGTCACACACGCTAGCGTTGCTGCCACGGGTCCTGCACCTGTCAGCTCAGTGACCGCTAACATAGAGAGAATGCGGACGCGTCAACCACCCGCCCTGCCTCGCCGCTACGACGCCCTCTCTGTCGTCTCCTGCGCAGATGCAACCCACATCAACGTCTGCGTCGGTCAGCACTTCTATAAGCTGTGTGTCATGGACGAGCGGGAGGGGTACTTGCGTGATGTGGCATCGCTGGCGGCCGACCTCGGGGCGCTTCAcgcgcaccacctctcccttgcCCACACGGACGTGCTTCCTGGCGCCTCCccggcggtgcggcaggaCCGAAAAGACGTGGACGCGATGATCGCCAATTTGTCCTGCTTAACGGATGAGGTCGCCTTTGACGTGCGCCgacgtctgcgtgtgtcgaGCAAAGTGAATGCCTACTCGCTGGATGCGTTGGAGGCGGGGCTGTGCACACTTGTGCTGAGGGAGGTCGACAAAAGGGAGTCGGAGTCGTCTGGCAGTCCCACCACACCAGTGGCGCAGTGGCTGCACAGCGGGTGCTGCCTGGAAACATCTCTGGCACATCCAGAACAGTGGACAGTGCGGCTGCAGGCATTGGTTGTGCCGGTACAGGCCGGCATGGAATGGATGGAGAGGGCGTTTGCACAGCCCTCACACACATTCCCCACGGAGCGTACCGTCGATGACCCTGTCGCTCTCGACGCCGGAGGTGCAGTAGTAGACGTCACTAATCAAGGAGGCACAGTCCAAAGAGCGGCTTTCGCATCCCATGAGCTCAGCACACCAGTTGGCGTGTATGGCAAGGTGGAGCACTTGGAGTTGTGGCTCCCCGAGAAGCACCGCGTGCCGTTGAGACCGTACGCGGCACCGGTGTGGAACCGTGCAGACGCGCAACATCCGCTTTCCAACGTCTCCAGCGGCGCATGCACTTTAGTGGACTTCTGTATGTGTCTGCTGCGCGTCACAGCGGAGTGGAAGCGCGGTGGCCACCTCCCTGTCAGCTCCACAGTCGCGAATGGGTGGCCACACGTGGTGGTAGCGGTGCAACCGCCACGTGGTGGAGCACCGTCTTTGATGGCGCTGAACTCGCCTGCTGTGCAAAACTTGTTCGAGGTCCTTGCGtctccgcagctgctcttcgcGGTCGATGCCCGGCACcgcgtggaggcggaggcgagggCTGAAGTGGCGACTCTCTTGAATATCAGTTGGTACGCTACGTCTACGGTACGCACAGCAATGAAGGACGTGCTTGCGGAGAGCAGGCTGTTTGAAGGAGTCGAGACGACCGCCAATGCAGTGCGTAGCCGCGTGGACGTCTGTGTCTCTTTTGCCCTTCTGCCACGccaggcggcgccgccatcggACGTGTCGATGCGCGCACCTGTCATATCGCGGCTCCTCTCTGACTTGAGTTTGCCCAGCAGCTTTCTCGTGAACTGCACAACGCAGCAGACGGCTGCAGAGGCACATGTTCGCGTCAGCCACTCAACCCTTGTCGACGCTGTCGTGGGGGCTGATGCgcctgcggcagtgccgcTTGCGCGTGCGTTTGCCGCTGCCCTGACCTCATGTATGCTGGATCGCCGCTAG
- a CDS encoding ribonuclease II-like protein, putative (TriTrypDB/GeneDB-style sysID: LpmP.28.0450), translated as MSPIKSSYVLGSDPDLEKAVREGTVVIGRVNVFRNYSTNLSFVRSSRLPCDVVLNSAELRGPALHSDVVAVELLPLTQWQLVPNAVSTASDLGDNASDAKTDSGLRAMPSTLPDGRHIAQLIAPETTAAILQNASAEVSLAVQMGAPSSYEWPSEKRPLGRVIRILERHLPRLHVARIADNQVQPGQGLRESYYYRFRPFNQLYPQLAVQGCDIMAPYHANIGMSLFSLALQQGEKGDVHTAPRMGNVLLCKVHSFLGDASTMAVAHHAICTSCNVPNEPFSEEAEACVAKDFTIPSAAELADMGRRDLRESEFVLTIDPATARDLDDALSIKPRKDGGYHVGVHIADVSYFVLPRTALDEEAQRRSNSTYLVDRVIPMLPSRLSEQYCSLNPGEDKFAFSGLFEFDRDGHLIPEGETGEKCEWFGQSVIRSRCRLAYEQAQKILDNDPVELDVAQAAFDLGISEEAARNKVKQSIKNLFKLANKLREQSLRDGRVVIGNIRLGFHFEKNEVNSPPVSFSVHQQIQANWLVEEFMLLANQRVAQKIVQFIPNGALLRRHKPPNPRKMDLLREALSSRGLPTCGSSGQELQRMLDIIMKDHQGDFYTVCELVKYSLMAAEYIANDPTEKDIRSHFAVAAPWYTHFTSPIRRYCDLMVHRQLLVALELEQRMEEAQLAMPRAPHLAVERRPEDDIFDPTRVVDVSTLKTRELFYPHSELQNIVAHANECRLNSRSAGDMSLEYSLCLYLLALQKRAKEEPALPQHLYTTANIVKMTEGSFLLYSAEIASEVEVGFNDTHQRFRYQRLLGTGDADAKPAAESAIDAKAKAHARKKGGKSDMPHRGAEEGKKSLPHVSGAPTKVVAQVSWAPHPVTGEDVIEVFDLFTEFVVLLEVTTKQGRLSLDMQLLPPWEREAARCVCPKVPTSLVETL; from the coding sequence ATGTCTCCCATTAAGTCTTCTTATGTGCTCGGCAGCGACCCTGATCTCGAAAAGGCCGTCAGAGAGGGCACAGTCGTCATTGGTCGTGTCAACGTCTTTCGCAACTACAGCACCAATCTCTCGTTTGTGCGCAGTAGTCGCCTTCCGTGCGATGTGGTGCTGAACTCTGCCGAGCTGCGTGGGCCTGCGCTGCACTCTGATGTGGTGGCAGTAGAGCTCCTGCCGCTTACACAGTGGCAACTCGTACCGAATGCAGTCAGCACAGCGTCAGACCTTGGCGACAACGCCTCCGATGCTAAGACCGATAGCGGATTGCGGGCGATGCCGTCCACATTGCCGGATGGTCGCCACATTGCACAGCTTATCGCTCCCGAGaccacagcagcgatacTCCAGAACGCCTCTGCTGAGGTTTCCCTCGCTGTGCAGATGGGCGCCCCTTCTTCGTACGAGTGGCCATCAGAGAAACGGCCGCTGGGTCGCGTCATTCGAATTCTGGAACGCCATCTGCCGCGCCTTCACGTGGCGCGCATTGCAGACAACCAGGTGCAGCCTGGTCAGGGACTGCGGGAGAGCTATTACTACCGCTTCCGCCCCTTCAATCAGCTCTATCCCCAACTGGCGGTGCAGGGGTGTGACATCATGGCCCCCTATCATGCAAATATCGGCAtgtccctcttttccttagcgctgcagcaaggcGAGAAGGGTGACGTGCACACGGCTCCGCGAATGGGAAACGTCCTCTTGTGCAAAGTGCACAGCTTCCTTGGTGATGCCTCGACCATGGCGGTGGCACACCACGCCATCTGCACAAGCTGCAATGTGCCGAACGAACCCTTTTCGGAGGAGGCCGAGGCATGCGTGGCCAAGGATTTCACGATCCCTTCGGCAGCGGAGCTGGCCGATATGGGTCGCCGCGACCTGCGCGAGTCGGAGTTCGTCTTAACGATTGACCCCGCCACAGCGCGTGATCTGGACGACGCCCTCAGCATAAAACCGCGAAAAGATGGTGGCTATCACGTGGGCGTGCACATCGCTGATGTATCGTATTTTGTGCTGCCCAGGACGGCtctcgacgaggaggcgcagcggcgcagcaacTCAACCTACCTGGTGGACCGCGTAATTCCGATGCTCCCGTCGAGGCTGAGCGAGCAGTACTGTAGCTTGAACCCTGGCGAGGATAAGTTTGCCTTCTCCGGACTTTTCGAGTTCGACCGCGACGGGCATCTCATCCCCGAGGGGGAGACGGGGGAGAAATGCGAGTGGTTTGGGCAGAGTGTCATCCGCAGTCGGTGCCGACTAGCGTACGAGCAGGCGCAGAAGATTCTCGACAACGACCCGGTGGAGCTCGATGTGGCGCAAGCTGCGTTTGACCTCGGCATCAGCGAGGAGGCTGCTCGCAACAAGGTGAAGCAGAGCATCAAGAACCTCTTCAAGCTCGCAAACAAGCTTCGCGAGCAGTCACTGCGGGACGGACGGGTGGTTATCGGCAATATCCGCCTTGGGTTTCATTTTGAAAAAAACGAAGTGAACTCGCCCCCAgtctccttctccgtgcATCAGCAGATTCAGGCGAACTGGCTGGTGGAGGAGTTTATGTTATTGGCGAATCAACGTGTGGCACAGAAGATTGTGCAGTTCATTCCGAACGGGGCGCTGCTTCGTCGACACAAACCGCCAAACCCACGGAAGATGGACCTACTCCGCGAGGCCCTGTCGAGCCGCGGTCTGCCTACCTGTGGCAGCTCTGgccaggagctgcagcggatGCTGGACATCATTATGAAGGATCACCAAGGAGACTTTTATACTGTGTGCGAGTTGGTCAAGTACTCCCTTATGGCGGCCGAATACATCGCCAACGATCCGACTGAGAAGGACATCCGTTCCCACTTTGCCGTCGCGGCGCCGTGGTACACCCACTTCACGTCACCGATCCGCCGCTACTGCGATTTGATGGTGCACCGCCAGCTGCTCGTTGCCCtcgagctggagcagcgcatGGAAGAAGCGCAATTGGCGATGCCGAGAGCGCCGCATCtggcggtggagaggaggccCGAGGATGACATCTTTGACCCCACTCGCGTTGTGGACGTAAGCACGCTCAAGACGCGGGAGCTCTTCTACCCTCACTCGGAGCTGCAGAACATCGTCGCCCACGCCAACGAGTGCCGCTTGAACTCTCGCTCCGCCGGTGACATGTCGTTAGAGTACTCTCTGTGTCTATACCTGCTCGCACTGCAGAAGAGGGCCAAGGAGGAGCCGGCTCTGCCACAGCACCTCTACACGACCGCCAATATTGTGAAGATGACGGAGGGCAGCTTCCTACTCTACAGTGCTGAGATCGCCTctgaggtggaggtgggctTCAACGATACTCATCAGCGGTTCAGGTATCAAAGGCTGCTTGGGACTGGCGACGCGGACGCCAAACCAGCTGCAGAGAGCGCAATAGACGCCAAGGCAAAGGCTCATGCACGCAAGAAGGGGGGTAAGAGCGACATGCCACACCGCGGCGCCGAAGAGGGTAAAAAATCGCTGCCTCACGTTTCAGGCGCACCGACCAAAGTGGTAGCGCAGGTCTCTTGGGCCCCACACCCTGTGACAGGCGAGGATGTGATAGAGGTGTTTGACCTTTTCACCGAATTTGTCGTGCTACTGGAGGTAACGACAAAGCAGGGGCGTCTTTCCTTGGATATGCAGCTGTTGCCGCCGTGGGAGCGGGAGGCGGCCCGTTGCGTCTGCCCCAAAGtccccacctctcttgtCGAGACTCTTTAG